From Phycodurus eques isolate BA_2022a chromosome 1, UOR_Pequ_1.1, whole genome shotgun sequence, one genomic window encodes:
- the LOC133403143 gene encoding collagen alpha-1(VIII) chain-like — protein sequence MTPKVLHHIHLLIAVFHLACGGTFSRSKTKSQQHQAQPHYNDGHSQQLFLGNEMPLLGQYGMELPQLPFELGKERLSTERKGQTFARGAKGPPPPGPAGEGFRIGPQGVQGPPGPQGPPGLPGQGLPGIPGKAGPTGPQGYPGIGKPGNPGLPGKPGGHGLPGPQGDTGPTGHEGANGLPGPQGLPGPPGLPGISKPGGQGLPGQVGLQGEPGQRGSPGLHGQPGPRGEKGLGIPGLSGLKGPSGPPGPPGHAGMPGIGKPGVNGLPGQPGMLGKAGPHGEPGPVGPPGERGHPGPPGSLGIGKPGKDGFTGQPGLPGGKGEPGFPGLPGSQGLPGYGKQGFPGPKGHKGHNGFPGSPGPKGEKGHEGLPGVIGPTGSSGRPGPPGPMGPSGNIGFPGQKGEDGDGGLKGNPGLKGDLGLQGLPGRPGFIGEVGQPGLRGFQGPTGPKGEPGNRGIFGPPGTAGLPGPRGEVGQPGDKGHQGPQGIPGLSGPGGPIGPPGMPGQKGETGPPGVPGYPGEGIPGPAGQIGPKGSSGPIGPHGLPGQPGQPGPPGPPATYPDLGQTLPVSGPYSGQQQVFKKPRNGGYIGKNALEMPAFTVKRTDPFPPVGSPVIFDKVLHNSNQDYSPQSGVFTCSVPGVYYFAYHVHCKGSNVWVALMKNNEPMLYTYDECTKGLLDQASGSAVLPLQQADTVHVQLPSEQAAGLYASQYVHATFSGYLLYPI from the exons ATGACTCCTAAAGTTCTCCATCACATCCACCTACTCATCGCTGTGTTCCATCTGGCCTGCGGTGGCACATTCTCCAGAAGCAAAACAAAGTCGCAACAACACCAGGCCCAGCCACACTACAACGATGGCCATTCACAACAGCTCTTCTTAGGGAATGAGATGCCTTTACTGGGTCAGTATGGCATGGAGCTCCCTCAGCTTCCATTTGAATTGGGCAAAGAGCGGCTATCGACAGAACGCAAAG GACAAACATTCGCCAGAGGAGCCAAAGGTCCACCTCCCCCTGGTCCTGCTGGAGAAGGTTTCCGCATTGGACCTCAGGGAGTTCAGGGCCCACCAGGGCCTCAAGGACCACCAGGGCTGCCAGGACAGGGATTGCCAGGAATACCAGGAAAAGCAGGTCCTACTGGTCCTCAAGGGTACCCAGGAATAGGTAAACCAGGAAATCCAGGATTGCCTGGAAAACCAGGGGGACATGGATTGCCTGGGCCACAAGGTGACACAGGACCCACTGGTCATGAAGGAGCAAATGGACTTCCTGGCCCTCAAGGACTTCCAGGTCCACCTGGCCTACCCGGAATCTCAAAGCCAGGAGGTCAAGGTCTGCCAGGACAAGTGGGTCTTCAAGGGGAGCCAGGTCAAAGAGGTTCTCCAGGGCTTCATGGCCAACCAGGCCCCAGAGGAGAAAAAGGACTTGGTATACCTGGTTTGTCTGGGTTGAAAGGACCGAGTGGACCACCAGGCCCACCTGGACATGCTGGAATGCCAGGGATTGGCAAACCTGGTGTGAATGGTCTTCCTGGGCAGCCAGGAATGCTAGGAAAAGCTGGTCCTCATGGTGAACCAGGACCAGTGGGACCACCTGGTGAGAGAGGCCACCCAGGGCCACCCGGCTCATTGGGAATTGGAAAACCAGGGAAGGATGGATTTACAGGCCAACCAGGGCTTCCTGGAGGCAAAGGTGAACCAGGCTTTCCGGGGTTACCAGGAAGTCAAGGTTTGCCTGGTTATGGCAAACAAGGTTTTCCAGGACCCAAGGGTCACAAGGGACACAATGGTTTTCCTGGATCACCAGGTCCAAAAGGAGAAAAGGGTCATGAAGGCCTTCCAGGCGTTATTGGTCCTACAGGTTCTAGTGGTAGACCTGGTCCACCAGGCCCAATGGGGCCCTCAGGTAATATTGGGTTCCCAGGACAAAAGGGTGAAGATGGTGATGGTGGCCTGAAAGGAAATCCTGGATTAAAAGGGGATTTAGGATTACAAGGCCTCCCGGGACGCCCAGGCTTCATAGGTGAGGTAGGGCAACCTGGACTGAGAGGATTTCAAGGACCAACCGGCCCCAAAGGCGAACCAGGTAACAGGGGTATATTTGGCCCCCCCGGTACTGCAGGATTACCTGGCCCAAGAGGAGAGGTCGGACAACCTGGTGATAAAGGCCACCAGGGACCGCAGGGGATTCCAGGACTTTCAGGACCAGGTGGACCAATTGGACCTCCTGGTATGCCTGGTCAAAAAGGAGAAACAGGCCCTCCTGGAGTACCTGGCTATCCTGGTGAGGGAATACCTGGACCTGCTGGTCAGATTGGTCCTAAGGGAAGCTCTGGCCCTATTGGGCCTCACGGACTTCCTGGACAACCAGGGCAACCTGGACCTCCAGGACCACCTGCAACATATCCTGACCTTGGACAAACCCTTCCAGTATCTGGTCCATACAGTGGTCAACAACAAGTTTTCAAAAAGCCAAGGAATGGTGGCTACATAGGTAAAAATGCCTTGGAGATGCCAGCTTTCACTGTAAAGCGAACCGATCCATTCCCTCCTGTTGGTTCTCCCGTGATTTTCGACAAGGTTTTACACAACAGTAATCAGGATTACAGTCCTCAAAGTGGTGTTTTTACATGCAGCGTACCAGGGGTTTACTATTTTGCTTACCATGTCCACTGCAAAGGGAGTAATGTGTGGGTAGCACTAATGAAGAACAATGAGCCCATGCTGTACACTTACGATGAGTGCACCAAGGGCTTGCTAGATCAGGCATCAGGTAGCGCTGTACTCCCTTTACAGCAGGCTGACACTGTGCATGTACAGCTGCCATCTGAACAGGCAGCGGGACTTTATGCTAGCCAGTATGTCCACGCCACTTTTTCTGGGTACTTATTGTACCCAATCTAA